In Aegilops tauschii subsp. strangulata cultivar AL8/78 chromosome 3, Aet v6.0, whole genome shotgun sequence, one genomic interval encodes:
- the LOC109763522 gene encoding uncharacterized protein isoform X2, whose product MPRSSRHRSSHRSHRRGGSAERSESEGEDAGAPGPQEEAPAVARVPRDPEPERRRSSSAKELVSSGNGYSEHGKKRKDRVEETVVDVVSDRWNSGVCEDHLVEKRSKSEVFGPVDVEKQAEKPKASGDEPKRSSRRTAGSDGRAEEVVSKSDSGKRRSEKEKEKDPGRRESSGQHKDDRDRDRERDREKEREREKEWERLKERERERGRDREREKEKEREREKEKERERERERDKERDRERERERDRERERERQKDRERDKKDYDSKHEKYEDGSARKNGSKTSRGEDEGYSYKRHIEINDTPAKERHSNPDRDRETDKHSRRKDDSEDKDKWPIDNRDSDDRKTLSRYDHGKVRSSKEQRFDDEKYKQKYKDDYERDKRQQDDKCLDECMIRDHGSDRVDYKSTKDGHRISEGHYRKDIVQDGDRYDEYGSRYKENRGRKRLPEENDDHYDLKTPSAREQRGNLEKSSGSGRLDSLIERARSEHRHQENVDSSPSKVHARTSPGSNPHHEKDPSWHGSKLADNTKREIQYDERSIRPRTSSGRERTPASRLRDRDTDNWSSERLKQKDDLQSRDIPLEISTSSQYDRTPRKDTHPSPKQLSDKSPSSNDQRFSGRLSSGRSLDNKGERSNLTKYRDRDGDLSLERSLHQDRTPSKIPYRESTPSASSISRGGHFSGTSPNRPLLPPARHRDDSSFLGSHDDDRRPQSGDRRFHGHQKRNDMNSGRGHGHAWNNAPSWPSQVANGFVPMQHGAPGFHPPVHQFHPPPMFNLRPQMKLSQTGVSYPMHDTVDRFSPHIRPFGWPNPLDESLPPHLQVWNGGTGVFGGEPYMYGRQEWDQNKLHVGSRGWEATGDALKGQNELPDTEFPVAKKELDSLATPVFESSGGQCNLNPYEQKEANHLISEKHEAKGDVSAVKSSDAPRGTTLVASMLSSNGTAVFSRNYLSRVSVSHDLVESELYKRCTSLLGGLGIANGGPDVVWNGSIQKNGNAGKISREQGSPNLLGLFYLKNNDATFQRAMALHKNQTERAVAPTQAQTDGKMDLTQENNEDTEMLDRTPLKELTVSNPVLHHRTGIIEGPPATTESGDVDSPPAITESGDVNAPRAITESGDVDAPPVITESGDTEMVAPPITARPDEDMEVAASPSITEPDKNMEDVPPPAVAVPADGPADGATGLIIEHIDGSQEAPSANEEPGDTVEVMPPAFTEQSGQVKDDPPSVATPNSGEAVSMHAAVEKDMDEVTDDSPGDGEVNASNFVSELDVVASGAQDCEGVLVEGSLNLSRIPNSPESTH is encoded by the exons ATGCCCCGGAGCTCGCGCCACAGGTCGTCGCACCGGTCGCACAGGCGTGGCGGCTCGGCGGAGCGGTCAGAGTCCGAGGGCGAGGATGCTGGCGCCCCTGGCCCGCAGGAGGAGGCCCCGGCCGTGGCTAGGGTTCCGCGAGATCCCGAGCCAGAGAGGCGCAGGTCGTCGTCGGCCAAGGAGCTGGTGAGCTCGGGGAACGGCTACTCGGAGCACGGGAAGAAGAGGAAGGATAGGGTCGAGGAGACGGTGGTGGATGTGGTCAGCGACAGGTGGAACAGCGGCGTGTGCGAGGATCACTTGGTCGAGAAGAGGTCTAAGAGTGAGGTGTTTGGGCCCGTCGATGTGGAGAAGCAGGCGGAGAAGCCCAAGGCTTCAGGGGATGAGCCCAAGAGGTCAAGCAGACGGACGGCGGGATCGGATGGGAGGGCTGAGGAGGTTGTGTCCAAGAGTGACTCCGGGAAGCGGCGGtcggagaaggagaaggagaaggaccCAGGGAGGAGGGAGAGTAGTGGGCAGCATAAGGATGACAGAGATAGGGATAGGGAGAGAGATAGAGAAAAGGAGAGGGAAAGGGAGAAAGAATGGGAGAGACtgaaggagagagagagggaaaggGGCCGGgacagagagagggagaaggagaaggaaagagaacgggagaaggagaaggagagagAACGGGAGAGGGAGCGGGATAAGGAGCGTGACAGGGAACGAGAGCGGGAGCGTGACAGGGAACGGGAGCGTGAGAGGCAAAAGGATagggagagggacaagaaagacTATGATTCCAAGCATGAGAAGTATGAAGATGGCAGTGCCAGGAAGAATGGCTCCAAGACTAGTAGAGGGGAGGATGAGGGTTACTCATACAAGAGACACATAGAGATCAATG ATACTCCAGCTAAAGAGAGACACAGTAACCCCGATAGGGATAGGGAGACTGATAAACACAGCCGACGAAAAGACGACTCGGAAGACAAAGATAAGTGGCCAATTGACAATAGAGACAGTGATGACAGGAAGACTCTGTCCAGGTATGATCATGGGAAGGTTAGGAGCTCTAAGGAACAAAGGTTTGATGATGAGAAGTATAAACAGAAGTACAAGGATGATTATGAAAGGGATAAGAGACAGCAAGATGACAAGTGTTTGGATGAGTGCATgatccgagatcatggaagtgaCAGGGTTGATTACAAGAGCacaaaagatgggcaccgaatTTCAGAGGGCCATTACAGAAAAGATATAGTTCAAGACGGTGATCGTTATGATGAGTATGGCAGTAGGTACAAGGAAAATAGAGGTAGAAAAAGACTTCCTGAGGAAAATGATGACCATTATGATCTGAAAACTCCAAGCGCACGGGAGCAACGTGGAAATTTGGAAAAATCTTCAGGCAGTGGGCGACTCGATTCTCTGATTGAGAGAGCAAGGTCTGAACATAGACATCAAGAAAATGTTGATTCTAGTCCGAGTAAAGTCCATGCAAGAACTTCGCCTGGCTCAAATCCTCATCATGAAAAAGATCCAAGCTG GCATGGATCTAAACTGGCAGATAATACAAAGAGAGAGATACAATATGATGAAAGAAGTATTCGACCAAGGACATCCTCAGGGAGAGAGCGAACACCTGCTTCTAGACTGCGTGACAGGGATACAGACAATTGGTCTTCGGAAAGGCTGAAACAAAAGGATGATCTCCAGTCACGTGACATACCATTGGAAATTTCTACATCGTCACAATATGATCGAACACCAAGGAAAGATACACATCCTTCACCAAAACAGCTATCTGATAAATCTCCATCTTCAAACGACCAAAGGTTTTCAGGTAGGCTTAGCAGTGGCCGTAGTCTTGATAACAAAGGGGAAAGGAGCAACCTGACTAAATATAGAGATCGGGATGGTGATTTATCCTTAgaacggtcacttcatcaagatCGAACACCATCTAAAATTCCATACAGAGAATCAACACCCTCTGCATCATCCATAAGCAGAGGTGGGCATTTTTCAGGCACTTCTCCAAATCGTCCACTGCTGCCACCTGCGAGGCACAGAGATGATTCTTCCTTCTTGGGTTCACATGATGATGACCGTAGACCGCAAAGTGGAGATAGGAGGTTCCACGGCCATCAGAAGAGGAATGATATGAATTCTGGACGCGGCCATGGGCATGCCTGGAATAATGCACCGAGCTGGCCATCTCAAGTTGCAAATGGTTTTGTCCCCATGCAGCATGGTGCTCCTGGATTTCACCCACCTGTACATCAGTTTCACCCCCCACCTATGTTTAACCTTAGGCCCCAAATGAAGTTGAGCCAAACTGGAGTTTCATATCCTATGCATGACACAGTTGACAGGTTTTCGCCCCACATTCGCCCATTTGGGTGGCCTAATCCGCTCGATGAATCATTACCCCCTCACCTACAAGTTTGGAATGGGGGCACTGGTGTATTTGGTGGTGAACCTTATATGTATGGCAGGCAAGAATGGGATCAGAACAAGCTGCATGTTGGCAGCAGAGGGTGGGAGGCAACTGGTGATGCATTGAAGGGACAAAATGAATTGCCTGACACTGAATTTCCTGTTGCTAAAAAGGAGCTTGACTCTTTAGCAACCCCTGTTTTTGAGTCTTCAGGTGGACAATGCAATCTTAATCCTTATGAGCAGAAAGAAGCAAACCATTTGATTTCAGAAAAACATGAAGCAAAGGGTGATGTAAGTGCTGTAAAAAGTTCTGATGCTCCCAGGGGAACAACACTCGTGGCCTCCATGTTGTCAAGCAACGGTACTGCAGTATTTTCTAGAAACTATTTATCGAGAGTTAGTGTGTCGCATGATCTTGTTGAGTCGGAGTTGTACAAAAGGTGCACATCTCTGCTGGGAGGCTTGGGCATAGCAAATGGTGGCCCTGATGTTGTTTGGAATGGCTCTATTCAG AAGAATGGAAATGCTGGAAAGATAAGTAGAGAACAGGGAAGCCCCAATCTGTTGGGTTTATTTTATCTGAAGAACAACGATGCAACTTTTCAG AGAGCTATGGCTCTTCACAAGAATCAGACAGAGAGAGCTGTGGCTCCTACCCAAGCGCAAACTGATGGGAAAATGGACTTAACACAAGAGAATAATGAGGACACAGAAATGCTTGACCGTACTCCACTGAAGGAATTGACGGTGAGTAACCCTGTCTTGCACCACCGTACTGGCATTATTGAAGGGCCACCTGCAACTACAGAATCTGGTGATGTGGATTCACCTCCAGCAATCACAGAATCTGGTGATGTGAATGCACCTCGAGCAATCACAGAATCTGGCGATGTGGATGCACCTCCAGTAATCACAGAATCTGGTGACACGGAGATGGTGGCACCTCCTATAACCGCACGTCCTGATGAAGATATGGAGGTGGCCGCCTCTCCATCAATCACAGAACCTGATAAAAACATGGAGGATGTGCCACCGCCTGCAGTTGCCGTACCCGCAGATGGCCCAGCAGATGGTGCAACAGGATTAATCATAGAACATATTGATGGCTCGCAGGAGGCTCCTTCAGCAAATGAAGAACCAGGTGATACTGTAGAGGTTATGCCTCCAGCGTTCACAGAACAATCTGGCCAAGTCAAGGATGATCCTCCTTCTGTGGCTACTCCTAACAGTGGAGAGGCTGTCTCCATGCATGCAGCAGTTGAAAAAGATATGGATGAGGTTACTGATGACAGCCCTGGGGATGGTGAAGTGAATGCATCTAACTTTGTTTCGGAGTTGGATGTTGTTGCAAGTGGCGCTCAGGATTGTGAAGGTGTGTTGGTGGAGGGTAGCTTAAATTTAAGCCGGATACCTAATTCTCCAGAAAGTACACATTGA
- the LOC109763522 gene encoding uncharacterized protein isoform X3, producing MPRSSRHRSSHRSHRRGGSAERSESEGEDAGAPGPQEEAPAVARVPRDPEPERRRSSSAKELVSSGNGYSEHGKKRKDRVEETVVDVVSDRWNSGVCEDHLVEKRSKSEVFGPVDVEKQAEKPKASGDEPKRSSRRTAGSDGRAEEVVSKSDSGKRRSEKEKEKDPGRRESSGQHKDDRDRDRERDREKEREREKEWERLKERERERGRDREREKEKEREREKEKERERERERDKERDRERERERDRERERERQKDRERDKKDYDSKHEKYEDGSARKNGSKTSRGEDEGYSYKRHIEINDTPAKERHSNPDRDRETDKHSRRKDDSEDKDKWPIDNRDSDDRKTLSRYDHGKVRSSKEQRFDDEKYKQKYKDDYERDKRQQDDKCLDECMIRDHGSDRVDYKSTKDGHRISEGHYRKDIVQDGDRYDEYGSRYKENRGRKRLPEENDDHYDLKTPSAREQRGNLEKSSGSGRLDSLIERARSEHRHQENVDSSPSKVHARTSPGSNPHHEKDPSWHGSKLADNTKREIQYDERSIRPRTSSGRERTPASRLRDRDTDNWSSERLKQKDDLQSRDIPLEISTSSQYDRTPRKDTHPSPKQLSDKSPSSNDQRFSGRLSSGRSLDNKGERSNLTKYRDRDGDLSLERSLHQDRTPSKIPYRESTPSASSISRGGHFSGTSPNRPLLPPARHRDDSSFLGSHDDDRRPQSGDRRFHGHQKRNDMNSGRGHGHAWNNAPSWPSQVANGFVPMQHGAPGFHPPVHQFHPPPMFNLRPQMKLSQTGVSYPMHDTVDRFSPHIRPFGWPNPLDESLPPHLQVWNGGTGVFGGEPYMYGRQEWDQNKLHVGSRGWEATGDALKGQNELPDTEFPVAKKELDSLATPVFESSGGQCNLNPYEQKEANHLISEKHEAKGDVSAVKSSDAPRGTTLVASMLSSNGTAVFSRNYLSRVSVSHDLVESELYKRCTSLLGGLGIANGGPDVVWNGSIQKNGNAGKISREQGSPNLLGLFYLKNNDATFQATMALHKNQTERAVAPTQAQTDGKMDLTQENNEDTEMLDRTPLKELTVSNPVLHHRTGIIEGPPATTESGDVDSPPAITESGDVNAPRAITESGDVDAPPVITESGDTEMVAPPITARPDEDMEVAASPSITEPDKNMEDVPPPAVAVPADGPADGATGLIIEHIDGSQEAPSANEEPGDTVEVMPPAFTEQSGQVKDDPPSVATPNSGEAVSMHAAVEKDMDEVTDDSPGDGEVNASNFVSELDVVASGAQDCEGFL from the exons ATGCCCCGGAGCTCGCGCCACAGGTCGTCGCACCGGTCGCACAGGCGTGGCGGCTCGGCGGAGCGGTCAGAGTCCGAGGGCGAGGATGCTGGCGCCCCTGGCCCGCAGGAGGAGGCCCCGGCCGTGGCTAGGGTTCCGCGAGATCCCGAGCCAGAGAGGCGCAGGTCGTCGTCGGCCAAGGAGCTGGTGAGCTCGGGGAACGGCTACTCGGAGCACGGGAAGAAGAGGAAGGATAGGGTCGAGGAGACGGTGGTGGATGTGGTCAGCGACAGGTGGAACAGCGGCGTGTGCGAGGATCACTTGGTCGAGAAGAGGTCTAAGAGTGAGGTGTTTGGGCCCGTCGATGTGGAGAAGCAGGCGGAGAAGCCCAAGGCTTCAGGGGATGAGCCCAAGAGGTCAAGCAGACGGACGGCGGGATCGGATGGGAGGGCTGAGGAGGTTGTGTCCAAGAGTGACTCCGGGAAGCGGCGGtcggagaaggagaaggagaaggaccCAGGGAGGAGGGAGAGTAGTGGGCAGCATAAGGATGACAGAGATAGGGATAGGGAGAGAGATAGAGAAAAGGAGAGGGAAAGGGAGAAAGAATGGGAGAGACtgaaggagagagagagggaaaggGGCCGGgacagagagagggagaaggagaaggaaagagaacgggagaaggagaaggagagagAACGGGAGAGGGAGCGGGATAAGGAGCGTGACAGGGAACGAGAGCGGGAGCGTGACAGGGAACGGGAGCGTGAGAGGCAAAAGGATagggagagggacaagaaagacTATGATTCCAAGCATGAGAAGTATGAAGATGGCAGTGCCAGGAAGAATGGCTCCAAGACTAGTAGAGGGGAGGATGAGGGTTACTCATACAAGAGACACATAGAGATCAATG ATACTCCAGCTAAAGAGAGACACAGTAACCCCGATAGGGATAGGGAGACTGATAAACACAGCCGACGAAAAGACGACTCGGAAGACAAAGATAAGTGGCCAATTGACAATAGAGACAGTGATGACAGGAAGACTCTGTCCAGGTATGATCATGGGAAGGTTAGGAGCTCTAAGGAACAAAGGTTTGATGATGAGAAGTATAAACAGAAGTACAAGGATGATTATGAAAGGGATAAGAGACAGCAAGATGACAAGTGTTTGGATGAGTGCATgatccgagatcatggaagtgaCAGGGTTGATTACAAGAGCacaaaagatgggcaccgaatTTCAGAGGGCCATTACAGAAAAGATATAGTTCAAGACGGTGATCGTTATGATGAGTATGGCAGTAGGTACAAGGAAAATAGAGGTAGAAAAAGACTTCCTGAGGAAAATGATGACCATTATGATCTGAAAACTCCAAGCGCACGGGAGCAACGTGGAAATTTGGAAAAATCTTCAGGCAGTGGGCGACTCGATTCTCTGATTGAGAGAGCAAGGTCTGAACATAGACATCAAGAAAATGTTGATTCTAGTCCGAGTAAAGTCCATGCAAGAACTTCGCCTGGCTCAAATCCTCATCATGAAAAAGATCCAAGCTG GCATGGATCTAAACTGGCAGATAATACAAAGAGAGAGATACAATATGATGAAAGAAGTATTCGACCAAGGACATCCTCAGGGAGAGAGCGAACACCTGCTTCTAGACTGCGTGACAGGGATACAGACAATTGGTCTTCGGAAAGGCTGAAACAAAAGGATGATCTCCAGTCACGTGACATACCATTGGAAATTTCTACATCGTCACAATATGATCGAACACCAAGGAAAGATACACATCCTTCACCAAAACAGCTATCTGATAAATCTCCATCTTCAAACGACCAAAGGTTTTCAGGTAGGCTTAGCAGTGGCCGTAGTCTTGATAACAAAGGGGAAAGGAGCAACCTGACTAAATATAGAGATCGGGATGGTGATTTATCCTTAgaacggtcacttcatcaagatCGAACACCATCTAAAATTCCATACAGAGAATCAACACCCTCTGCATCATCCATAAGCAGAGGTGGGCATTTTTCAGGCACTTCTCCAAATCGTCCACTGCTGCCACCTGCGAGGCACAGAGATGATTCTTCCTTCTTGGGTTCACATGATGATGACCGTAGACCGCAAAGTGGAGATAGGAGGTTCCACGGCCATCAGAAGAGGAATGATATGAATTCTGGACGCGGCCATGGGCATGCCTGGAATAATGCACCGAGCTGGCCATCTCAAGTTGCAAATGGTTTTGTCCCCATGCAGCATGGTGCTCCTGGATTTCACCCACCTGTACATCAGTTTCACCCCCCACCTATGTTTAACCTTAGGCCCCAAATGAAGTTGAGCCAAACTGGAGTTTCATATCCTATGCATGACACAGTTGACAGGTTTTCGCCCCACATTCGCCCATTTGGGTGGCCTAATCCGCTCGATGAATCATTACCCCCTCACCTACAAGTTTGGAATGGGGGCACTGGTGTATTTGGTGGTGAACCTTATATGTATGGCAGGCAAGAATGGGATCAGAACAAGCTGCATGTTGGCAGCAGAGGGTGGGAGGCAACTGGTGATGCATTGAAGGGACAAAATGAATTGCCTGACACTGAATTTCCTGTTGCTAAAAAGGAGCTTGACTCTTTAGCAACCCCTGTTTTTGAGTCTTCAGGTGGACAATGCAATCTTAATCCTTATGAGCAGAAAGAAGCAAACCATTTGATTTCAGAAAAACATGAAGCAAAGGGTGATGTAAGTGCTGTAAAAAGTTCTGATGCTCCCAGGGGAACAACACTCGTGGCCTCCATGTTGTCAAGCAACGGTACTGCAGTATTTTCTAGAAACTATTTATCGAGAGTTAGTGTGTCGCATGATCTTGTTGAGTCGGAGTTGTACAAAAGGTGCACATCTCTGCTGGGAGGCTTGGGCATAGCAAATGGTGGCCCTGATGTTGTTTGGAATGGCTCTATTCAG AAGAATGGAAATGCTGGAAAGATAAGTAGAGAACAGGGAAGCCCCAATCTGTTGGGTTTATTTTATCTGAAGAACAACGATGCAACTTTTCAGGCAA CTATGGCTCTTCACAAGAATCAGACAGAGAGAGCTGTGGCTCCTACCCAAGCGCAAACTGATGGGAAAATGGACTTAACACAAGAGAATAATGAGGACACAGAAATGCTTGACCGTACTCCACTGAAGGAATTGACGGTGAGTAACCCTGTCTTGCACCACCGTACTGGCATTATTGAAGGGCCACCTGCAACTACAGAATCTGGTGATGTGGATTCACCTCCAGCAATCACAGAATCTGGTGATGTGAATGCACCTCGAGCAATCACAGAATCTGGCGATGTGGATGCACCTCCAGTAATCACAGAATCTGGTGACACGGAGATGGTGGCACCTCCTATAACCGCACGTCCTGATGAAGATATGGAGGTGGCCGCCTCTCCATCAATCACAGAACCTGATAAAAACATGGAGGATGTGCCACCGCCTGCAGTTGCCGTACCCGCAGATGGCCCAGCAGATGGTGCAACAGGATTAATCATAGAACATATTGATGGCTCGCAGGAGGCTCCTTCAGCAAATGAAGAACCAGGTGATACTGTAGAGGTTATGCCTCCAGCGTTCACAGAACAATCTGGCCAAGTCAAGGATGATCCTCCTTCTGTGGCTACTCCTAACAGTGGAGAGGCTGTCTCCATGCATGCAGCAGTTGAAAAAGATATGGATGAGGTTACTGATGACAGCCCTGGGGATGGTGAAGTGAATGCATCTAACTTTGTTTCGGAGTTGGATGTTGTTGCAAGTGGCGCTCAGGATTGTGAAG GGTTTCTGTAA